The following are from one region of the Planctomycetota bacterium genome:
- a CDS encoding SAM-dependent methyltransferase, which produces MSTEFVSRGGQKLRHALDIFRIDPRGYVCADLGASTGGFTDCLLQAGAAKVIAVDTAYGELAWRLRNDPRVAVLERTNALHATPTEAVDLVVMDLGWTPQRLAIPAAVKWLKRGAQGHGETPGEGAGASGAGGGRIISLVKPHYEMKDQKRPLPPGGVLEDALAEDVAMSAIASLPALGVRVLGQTRSPLLGGSKGKGNAEWLVLVEPA; this is translated from the coding sequence GTGAGCACCGAGTTCGTCAGCCGCGGCGGGCAGAAACTCCGCCACGCCCTGGACATCTTTCGCATCGACCCCCGCGGGTACGTGTGCGCCGATCTCGGCGCGAGCACCGGTGGTTTTACCGACTGCCTGCTTCAGGCCGGGGCGGCGAAAGTCATCGCGGTCGACACGGCGTACGGCGAACTCGCGTGGCGTCTGCGGAACGACCCGCGCGTGGCGGTGCTCGAACGGACCAACGCGCTCCACGCGACCCCGACTGAGGCCGTAGACCTGGTGGTGATGGACCTGGGGTGGACGCCGCAGAGGCTGGCGATCCCGGCGGCGGTGAAGTGGCTGAAGCGCGGGGCGCAGGGGCACGGCGAAACGCCCGGCGAAGGCGCCGGCGCTTCGGGCGCGGGCGGAGGCAGGATCATCTCGCTCGTGAAGCCGCACTACGAGATGAAGGACCAGAAGCGTCCGCTGCCGCCGGGGGGCGTGCTGGAAGACGCGTTGGCCGAGGACGTCGCGATGTCGGCCATCGCGTCGCTGCCGGCCTTGGGGGTGCGCGTGCTCGGTCAGACGCGGTCGCCCCTGCTCGGCGGGAGCAAGGGCAAGGGCAACGCGGAGTGGCTCGTGCTGGTGGAGCCGGCGTGA
- a CDS encoding peroxiredoxin-like family protein, with amino-acid sequence MPTSPAARLPFRRSIASIALGAALLAGVAGTPAIAQPSAPTRTIDQWDVPKKGVRLAIDGYDPVSYFPEGGGKPLKGSAQFEHLHGGVTYRFSSAQTRQRFIADPARYEPAHGGWCSWAMIDGDKTEPNPKSFIVKDGRLFLFYDGLLGDTRANWLKGDHAAQLAKADVAWKKISGEEPRMPRTLAQRLDERRAEFDRKAPVEMKERFEKGVRDVAGSGVLERALKVGSTAPDFTLKNAAGADVHLRDLLAKGPVVLTWYRGGWCPYCSIQLRAMQEVLPELTAAGAHVVALSPEKPDATAKTAESNLLGFTVLSDAGNQVGKRYGVVYELPPDLVQALKGVLDLPTINGTTEWELPIAATYVIDRDGRITYAFLDADYRKRAEPSEIIDAARQLSKSK; translated from the coding sequence ATGCCCACCTCGCCCGCTGCCCGCCTGCCGTTCCGCCGCTCGATCGCTTCCATCGCCCTTGGTGCCGCGCTGCTCGCCGGAGTTGCGGGCACCCCCGCGATCGCCCAGCCGTCGGCGCCGACGCGCACGATCGACCAGTGGGACGTTCCCAAGAAGGGCGTCCGTCTCGCCATCGACGGCTACGACCCCGTGTCGTACTTTCCGGAGGGCGGCGGCAAGCCCCTGAAGGGTTCCGCGCAGTTCGAGCACCTTCACGGCGGCGTCACCTATCGCTTCTCCTCGGCGCAGACCCGCCAGCGCTTCATCGCCGACCCCGCCCGGTACGAGCCCGCCCACGGCGGCTGGTGCTCCTGGGCAATGATCGACGGCGACAAAACCGAACCCAACCCCAAGAGTTTCATCGTCAAGGATGGCCGCCTCTTCCTGTTCTACGACGGCCTGCTCGGCGACACGCGCGCGAACTGGCTGAAGGGCGACCACGCGGCCCAGCTCGCCAAGGCCGACGTCGCCTGGAAGAAAATCTCGGGCGAGGAGCCCCGCATGCCCCGGACGCTCGCCCAGCGTCTCGACGAGCGCCGCGCGGAGTTCGACCGCAAGGCCCCGGTCGAGATGAAGGAGCGCTTCGAGAAGGGCGTCCGCGACGTCGCGGGCTCGGGCGTGCTGGAGCGCGCGCTCAAAGTCGGATCCACGGCCCCGGACTTCACGCTCAAGAACGCCGCCGGCGCGGACGTGCACCTGCGCGACCTCCTGGCGAAGGGGCCCGTCGTCCTCACGTGGTACCGCGGCGGATGGTGCCCTTACTGCAGCATCCAGCTCCGCGCGATGCAGGAGGTTCTCCCCGAACTGACCGCCGCGGGCGCGCACGTCGTCGCCCTCTCGCCCGAGAAGCCCGACGCCACGGCCAAGACCGCCGAGTCGAACCTGCTCGGCTTCACGGTGCTGTCCGACGCGGGCAACCAGGTCGGCAAGCGCTACGGCGTGGTGTACGAACTCCCCCCGGACCTCGTCCAGGCCCTCAAGGGCGTGCTCGACCTCCCGACGATCAACGGCACGACCGAGTGGGAACTGCCCATCGCCGCGACGTACGTCATCGACCGCGACGGACGCATCACCTACGCCTTCCTCGACGCCGACTACCGCAAGCGGGCCGAGCCCTCGGAGATCATCGACGCGGCCCGTCAGCTCTCGAAGTCCAAGTGA
- the ccoS gene encoding cbb3-type cytochrome oxidase assembly protein CcoS: MSVLFVVVPLALLLAGGMVWAFLWAVRRGQFDDVETPAHRMINDD; this comes from the coding sequence ATGAGCGTCCTGTTCGTCGTCGTCCCGCTCGCCCTGCTGCTGGCCGGGGGCATGGTGTGGGCGTTCTTGTGGGCCGTCCGACGCGGGCAGTTCGACGACGTCGAAACCCCCGCGCACCGGATGATCAACGACGACTGA
- a CDS encoding heavy metal translocating P-type ATPase gives MPSASTLQPPAPRHAAPDATPAVCAHCALPVPLGLVRPAEDRQFCCQGCESAYRVIHQCGLERFYAIRDQADGAAAPAGATGRTFAEFDDDTFRRLHVTRTPDGLCRAELFLSGVHCAACVWLVERLPRFVPGVVEARVDLGRALVHLTWNDERVPLSRIARALDSIGYAPSPAREAAARARRRAEDRRQLARLAVAGACAGNVMLFAVALYAGVFGVMEPAHRELFRWASMLLTVVSLAWPGRVFFTSALAALRARAPHFDVPIALALGAGGAWSIWSTVTGAGEVYFDTVSVLVFALLVGRFFQARQQRSAADAVELLFSLTPASARRVPAGGGEPEDVPVEALAPGDIVEVRAGECLPADGVVTAGHSAIDQGVLTGESRPVDIAPGREVAAGTINVGAAIRVRVEATGEGTRVAKLMRLVEDGARRRAPIVRFADRVAGAFTVGMLALAVITFGVWLVLDPPHALDHAVALLVVTCPCALGLATPLVITIAMGRAARGRMLVKGGDCLQRLSTPGTILLDKTGTITLGGLAPVAWAGEDLWRAPVASLEAHSNHPVAVALRRDVPAEDLLPATDVVHTVGGGIEGVVGGQRVVVGSPAFVRARTAAARPPRTPAESPAEADLVRELSAFAARGLTPVAVAVDDVLVAGVALGDRVRPGSAAAIGQLRALGWNVRMLSGDHPDVAQAVGREVGLLPADIHAGLSPEDKLAHVQSLGARGGCPVVMVGDGVNDAAALAAADVGVAVHGGVEASLAAADVYLGTPGLAPLVELVTASRRTMTVIRRNLWVSLFYNVTAGTLAVLGLVNPIVAALVMPLSSITALSVSLRSRTFGGRP, from the coding sequence ATCCCGTCCGCTAGCACCCTCCAACCCCCCGCGCCCCGCCACGCCGCCCCCGACGCCACGCCGGCCGTCTGCGCGCACTGTGCGCTGCCCGTGCCCCTGGGCCTCGTTCGCCCCGCCGAAGACCGTCAGTTCTGCTGCCAGGGCTGCGAGTCGGCGTACCGCGTGATCCATCAGTGCGGGCTCGAGCGCTTCTACGCGATCCGCGACCAGGCCGACGGCGCCGCCGCGCCCGCCGGCGCCACCGGACGCACGTTCGCCGAGTTCGACGACGACACCTTCCGGCGTCTGCACGTGACGCGCACGCCCGACGGGCTCTGCCGCGCCGAGCTCTTCCTGTCGGGCGTGCACTGCGCCGCGTGCGTGTGGCTTGTCGAGCGCCTGCCCCGCTTCGTGCCCGGCGTGGTCGAGGCCCGCGTCGATCTCGGGCGCGCCCTCGTGCACCTCACGTGGAACGACGAACGCGTCCCCCTCTCGCGCATCGCCCGCGCGCTCGATTCCATCGGCTACGCGCCCAGCCCCGCGCGCGAGGCCGCCGCCCGCGCCCGCCGGCGCGCCGAGGACCGGCGCCAGCTCGCCCGCCTCGCCGTCGCCGGCGCCTGCGCCGGCAACGTCATGCTCTTCGCCGTCGCCCTCTACGCGGGCGTCTTCGGCGTCATGGAGCCCGCCCACCGCGAGCTCTTCCGCTGGGCGAGCATGCTCCTCACCGTCGTGTCGCTCGCGTGGCCGGGGCGCGTCTTCTTCACCAGCGCGCTCGCGGCCCTGCGCGCCCGCGCCCCGCACTTTGACGTCCCCATCGCCCTCGCGCTGGGCGCGGGCGGGGCGTGGAGCATCTGGTCCACCGTCACCGGCGCGGGCGAGGTCTACTTCGACACCGTGAGCGTGCTGGTCTTCGCCCTGCTCGTCGGGCGCTTCTTCCAGGCGCGCCAGCAGCGCTCCGCCGCCGACGCCGTCGAACTCCTCTTCTCGCTCACCCCCGCCTCGGCCCGGCGCGTGCCCGCGGGCGGCGGCGAGCCCGAGGACGTCCCCGTCGAGGCGCTCGCGCCGGGCGACATCGTCGAGGTCCGCGCGGGCGAGTGCCTCCCCGCCGACGGCGTCGTCACCGCCGGCCATTCCGCCATCGACCAGGGCGTCCTCACCGGCGAGTCGCGCCCGGTCGACATCGCGCCCGGACGCGAGGTCGCCGCGGGCACGATCAACGTCGGCGCCGCCATCCGCGTGCGGGTCGAGGCGACGGGCGAGGGCACCCGCGTCGCGAAACTCATGCGCCTGGTCGAGGACGGCGCCCGTCGGCGCGCCCCGATCGTCCGTTTCGCCGACCGCGTCGCCGGCGCGTTCACCGTCGGCATGCTCGCGTTGGCCGTCATCACCTTCGGCGTCTGGCTCGTGCTCGATCCCCCGCACGCGCTCGACCACGCCGTCGCGCTCCTCGTCGTCACCTGCCCGTGCGCGCTCGGGCTGGCCACGCCCCTGGTCATCACGATCGCCATGGGGCGTGCGGCCCGCGGGCGCATGCTCGTGAAGGGCGGCGACTGCCTCCAGCGCCTCTCGACCCCCGGCACCATCCTGCTCGACAAGACCGGCACCATCACGCTCGGCGGGCTCGCCCCCGTCGCGTGGGCGGGCGAGGACTTGTGGCGGGCGCCCGTCGCGTCGCTCGAAGCCCACTCCAACCACCCCGTCGCCGTCGCCCTCCGGCGCGACGTCCCCGCCGAAGACCTCCTCCCCGCGACCGACGTCGTTCACACCGTCGGTGGCGGCATCGAGGGCGTGGTCGGCGGGCAGCGCGTCGTCGTCGGCTCGCCGGCGTTTGTCCGCGCCCGCACCGCCGCCGCCCGCCCACCGCGCACGCCGGCCGAATCACCCGCCGAGGCAGACCTCGTGCGCGAACTGAGCGCCTTCGCCGCGCGGGGGCTCACGCCGGTCGCGGTCGCGGTCGACGACGTGCTCGTGGCGGGTGTCGCGCTGGGCGACCGAGTCCGCCCGGGGAGCGCCGCGGCGATCGGGCAGCTCCGCGCACTCGGCTGGAACGTCCGCATGCTCTCGGGCGATCATCCGGACGTCGCCCAGGCCGTCGGACGCGAGGTCGGGCTCCTCCCCGCCGACATTCACGCCGGGCTCTCGCCCGAGGACAAGCTCGCGCACGTGCAGTCGCTGGGCGCACGCGGGGGCTGCCCGGTCGTGATGGTGGGGGACGGCGTCAACGACGCCGCCGCCCTCGCCGCCGCCGATGTCGGGGTCGCGGTGCACGGCGGGGTGGAGGCGTCTCTGGCCGCGGCGGACGTGTACCTCGGCACGCCGGGCCTCGCGCCGCTGGTCGAGCTCGTGACCGCGAGCCGTCGCACGATGACCGTCATCCGGCGCAACCTCTGGGTCTCGCTGTTCTACAACGTCACGGCGGGCACGCTGGCGGTGCTGGGGCTCGTGAACCCGATCGTGGCGGCGCTGGTGATGCCCCTGAGTTCGATCACCGCGCTGTCCGTGTCGCTGCGGTCGCGCACGTTCGGAGGCCGCCCATGA
- the lpxI gene encoding UDP-2,3-diacylglucosamine diphosphatase LpxI (LpxI, functionally equivalent to LpxH, replaces it in LPS biosynthesis in a minority of bacteria.) has translation MSVIGTPALLKSFTDTPSPPTAIGLIAGGGGLPLLIARSLKAAGHPVHGLGLSNQYEPELPPLCSTFQEVGLFRLGGWARTLARLGVRHAIMVGKVDKAKLMHDPWRVLRNVPDFTTLGAWYRHLRRDKRSHAVLQIVAEELGKSGVTLLDSTAPIPDEMAALGVMTSRQPTPDQRLDVEFAWPLLSQLLRLDVGQAIAVRERDVIAVEAVEGTDRMVERAGKLCRAKGWTLCKGARFGHDRRSDVPTVGINTIKNLHANGGGCLAIAAGDVIMLDKADMIALADRLGIAIVGVAPELAHVHTPIVPPSGIAAGVMASV, from the coding sequence ATGAGCGTGATCGGAACGCCCGCGCTTCTGAAGTCATTCACAGACACGCCGTCGCCCCCGACGGCGATCGGCCTGATCGCCGGTGGCGGCGGCCTGCCGCTGCTCATCGCCCGCTCGCTGAAGGCGGCGGGGCATCCGGTGCACGGGCTCGGGCTTTCCAACCAGTACGAGCCGGAGTTGCCCCCGCTGTGCTCGACGTTCCAGGAGGTCGGGCTGTTCCGCCTGGGCGGCTGGGCGCGGACGCTGGCCCGGCTGGGCGTGCGGCACGCGATCATGGTCGGGAAGGTCGACAAGGCCAAACTGATGCACGATCCGTGGCGGGTGCTGCGGAACGTCCCGGACTTCACGACGCTGGGGGCGTGGTACCGGCACCTCCGGCGCGACAAGCGGTCGCACGCGGTGCTGCAGATCGTCGCCGAGGAACTGGGAAAATCCGGGGTGACGCTGCTGGACTCCACCGCGCCGATCCCCGACGAGATGGCCGCCCTGGGCGTGATGACCTCGCGCCAGCCCACGCCCGACCAGCGGCTGGACGTGGAGTTCGCGTGGCCCCTGCTGTCGCAGTTGCTACGGCTCGACGTGGGGCAGGCCATCGCCGTGCGGGAGCGTGACGTGATCGCGGTCGAAGCGGTCGAGGGCACGGACCGGATGGTCGAACGCGCCGGAAAGCTCTGCCGCGCTAAGGGTTGGACCTTGTGCAAGGGGGCTCGGTTCGGGCACGACCGCCGGTCGGACGTGCCCACCGTCGGCATCAACACCATCAAGAATCTGCACGCGAACGGCGGCGGGTGTCTGGCGATCGCCGCGGGCGACGTGATCATGCTCGACAAGGCCGACATGATCGCCCTCGCCGACCGCCTGGGGATCGCGATCGTCGGCGTGGCGCCCGAACTGGCCCACGTGCACACGCCGATCGTCCCGCCCTCGGGCATCGCCGCGGGCGTGATGGCCTCGGTGTGA
- a CDS encoding DoxX family protein, with the protein MAEGVPAGRAQFECACRTSRIASWVLQVLAAGILAQTLFFKFTGAEESRYIFSTLGVEPWGRYASGVVELVAAVLLLVPRAAPIGAMLAAGVMVGAIGSHLGPLGIEVRDDGGLLFTLAILVMASSLGILWLRRGAVRALVKCVLARVRGTPEK; encoded by the coding sequence ATGGCCGAGGGTGTTCCCGCCGGGCGTGCGCAGTTTGAATGCGCGTGCCGCACGTCGCGTATCGCGTCTTGGGTGCTGCAGGTGCTGGCGGCCGGCATCCTGGCCCAGACGCTCTTCTTCAAGTTCACGGGCGCGGAGGAATCGCGCTACATCTTCAGCACGCTGGGTGTTGAGCCCTGGGGTCGGTATGCGTCGGGCGTGGTCGAGCTCGTCGCGGCGGTGCTGCTGCTCGTGCCGCGTGCCGCGCCCATCGGGGCCATGCTGGCGGCGGGCGTGATGGTGGGCGCCATCGGCAGCCACCTGGGCCCGCTGGGGATCGAGGTCAGGGACGACGGCGGGCTGCTGTTCACGCTCGCCATCCTCGTGATGGCCTCGAGCCTGGGCATCCTGTGGCTGCGGCGGGGCGCCGTGCGCGCCCTGGTGAAGTGCGTTCTCGCACGCGTGCGGGGCACGCCGGAAAAATGA